In Schizosaccharomyces osmophilus chromosome 1, complete sequence, the genomic window ACAGCTTAAACGAATCAAGATACTTgcgaaaatgaaacaaagcGCAAGATGAAtaagaaaaccaaaacgaAAGTGAATAAGGCGttgaaatgaatgaatgagAAATTTAAGATAGAAGAGAATAAAAGACAAGATAAATCAACGCAGTGTTCTATCACTGAATACAATGTAGGGAAAACTCCTGCGGGAGTTGGACAGACAATTACCTTTTAAAAGGTTTTTAAAAGGTCTTAAAACATAGAAtcaatagaaagaaaataaatttactagcttcttcttctgcgatacagaaaaagcaaattatTGAATTATGGTCGTGAGATTAGGTGGTGGATGGGTTGCATTTGGCCAGCGTATTAGGCTAACCTTTTTTACAGTGTCAAGTTTGGTAACATATTAAGTGCGAGCATAAACGGGTCTAGTGTAtattaaattttatttggtAACATATGTGCAATATTGGATTAGCTTATTAAACTACAGTCTCGTTTAAAAATGGTAGGATGggtagaaaagcaaaacaatttaAACCGAAAAGAGAGCGATTCaccaaaagaataaatcGACAAGAACCAATACGTATGTTGGAACAGAGTCCGTTTCCAACGGTTAACTGTATGTCGttgtttggtttgttttattgATACATCCAACTTTTCCAAgcagaaaataaacaaaccgaAATagcaaaataaacaaaggaaaggaactaaaaaaacaagagaaaaaacTTCAGTCCCATgctgtaaaaaaaaaaaaaaaaaggaagaaaaaaagaaaaagctgcGTAAACACAATtgatgtaaacaaacaagtgaaaaaaaaaaaaaaaaatagcGAAAAAATGCTAATACTACCCATAAAGTCTTTCTattaggaaaaaaaataaataaataaaaagaaaagctatAATGAACATGCTTGTAGGATTGTGCGTTTGTTTTCCATGTCGTTTGTAATCTATTCTGTTCATTACGaccaaatgaaaatccaCAACAAGCATTGTATGACAAAAGGTAGGGATCAAAAGCCATCTTATATAATTTTGTAACAAGgaccaaaaaagaaaagatttatCGTTCACTGAATACCCAAGTGCCTTCCATAGAACCCGacccttttgtttacatttgaGCCTGTGCTGAAGGCGACATTGTAAACGCCCCCACCTAAACACAACAATTATGAATACATGCCCCCAGTAAAAGCACAGTACGTTGCAGTTCAATATAATATTTAGcgaaaaaaaggaaattttgCCATCACCGTTTTGCCCATTTGATtaggaaaataaataaatttaatcctattttattgattttattaacactttttttttctttataagtAGCACCTCACCTCCATGCAGAACCTCTAACTAACACCTTAACCTatttggtaaagaaaaagaacttttattcttttttcattcagGAACTGCGTTTACGTTTTATGTCTGCTATTCAAAACTTCAATACAATTGGTAAGTTGCAAATTGAAAGAGGATTCGGAAAAAAGGCCAAAATTATTGTCAACGCGTTTTTTAGAGTAGAGAGCAGGATGATTGCAGTTTAGATTTAAATTCATGAATTATTACGTTTATGTTTCACTTATTTGGCTGATCTTGGTCTTTGGAATCCATCTTTGAGTGGAAATTTTTCATACATGGGAGCAGTACTAACTTATATTAGATCCTTTTGCTGACACTGGTGATGATGATGCTCAGCCTCTGAATAACATTCATATTCGTATCCAGCAGAGAAATGGTCGTAAAACTTTAACCACTGTCCAAGGTCTTCCTCGTGAATTTGACTTGAAGCGTATCTTGcgtgttttgaaaaaggaCTTTGCTTGTAACGGTACTATCGTAAAGGACGATGATTTGGGTGAAGTCATCCAACTTCAAGGCGACCAACGTGTTAACGTTATGCAATTTTTGACCCAGCAATTGGGCatgcaaaaaaagaacattaAAATCCACGGTTTCTAgatgttttttctttcgacATCATGTCGTCTCTCTTTACTAGTCTTTAGATGAAGATTAATGTAATGAGTGGCGTCTGCCCTGTATAAATGTTTTATTGCCTATGGAAAATATTTAGCATCTAATAAACTACATGTTGTTAGCTCCGTTTGGcatatatacatatattgCCTGTGTCCTCGTAgtatattatttatttacatgaGCTCATaagttatttattattctcATTAGAAACATCATAAGGTAGCGGCCGACGAGGTAGCTTATGCTTGCCAGCAATCAAAGTGGATTCGTCGGTGTtagattctttttctttcgccAGTAGCTTATCATCTGCCATTGATTCATTGACAAAGGGAAGTGTATTTTCTTGTCCTTCGGgttgtctttttgtttcttcctttgggCTTGGCCCCGAATCTGACTTCTGTAACAGCTTAAATTGcgagtttttgtttgcaaagGACAATTTATCATCAGTCAATTGATTCGTTTCTAAAAAGTCGTCTTTTTTGTCATTATCAATTAAATTGGGGCTTTTCGTAGGaatctctttttcctttggttGAATAATCGCCTTCCTCGAGGTACTGTTATCAGCATGAGATTCTGTATTCATGTCTTCATCCTCATCATCAGATGAATTCAAGTAATTAGCTTGGAGTTTTTTTACCATTGACTTGGCTTCTGATATTCCCTGGTAGAACGATTTTTTCGCTGCAACTCCATACTTTTTAGTCGCGTCCGATATTGTAGATTGAGAATTGTCATTCCAAAACTTCGGTCTTGATTTTCCAGACTTCGTGCTCTTTCTATCTGCAGGCGTCGATTTTACAGACTGATTGTCTCGCAATGCATAACTAGGGTTGGTATTGACGGGGAAAGGCGTTGGTAACTGAacactttttgtttctccaTCTGAAAGAGAGTTGTCTAAATCAT contains:
- the sui1 gene encoding translation initiation factor eIF1; protein product: MSAIQNFNTIDPFADTGDDDAQPLNNIHIRIQQRNGRKTLTTVQGLPREFDLKRILRVLKKDFACNGTIVKDDDLGEVIQLQGDQRVNVMQFLTQQLGMQKKNIKIHGF